In the genome of Candidatus Nitrosotenuis sp. DW1, one region contains:
- a CDS encoding Rieske (2Fe-2S) protein has protein sequence MAIWIKACNKDQVGNNEMFSFDHKEKRLLITNLNGTIYATDRICTHAEADLSSGFLSDEGVRCPLHLSVFNLETGKPLNPPAEESLKTYNVKIDQNEIYVEV, from the coding sequence TTGGCAATCTGGATTAAAGCATGTAACAAAGACCAAGTTGGAAATAACGAAATGTTCAGTTTTGATCACAAAGAAAAACGACTTCTCATAACAAACCTAAACGGAACGATATATGCGACAGATCGAATCTGCACGCATGCCGAAGCAGATCTATCTTCGGGGTTTCTCAGTGACGAGGGAGTAAGATGCCCATTACATCTTTCTGTTTTTAATTTGGAGACTGGCAAGCCCCTGAACCCGCCTGCAGAGGAGTCGCTGAAAACGTACAATGTTAAAATAGATCAAAACGAGATTTACGTTGAGGTATAG
- the sufB gene encoding Fe-S cluster assembly protein SufB, which translates to MTTENLEMDYSKYDFKDSTELYVHLSKKGLTRETVIEISKLKNEPQWMLDFRLRSYDVFMKKPMPKWGPDLSAIDFQNIYYYAKASEKSEKSWDDVPENVKKTFDKLGIPEAEKKFLAGVGAQYESEVVYHSLREDLAKKGVIFLDTETALREHPDIFKKYFGKVIPPEDNKFAALNSAVWSGGSFIYIPPGVKVDMPLQAYFRINAENIGQFERTLIIADEGSEVHYIEGCTAPVYSSESLHSAVVELVAHKDAKLRYTTIQNWSSDVYNLVTKRAYAYEGAKVEWIDGNIGSKITMKYPGIYLLEPHAHGETLSIAFAGKGQHQDTGAKMVHLASDTTSRTTSKSVSRLNGRSTYRGLLHVAKGAKNVKASVRCDALLLDDTSKTDTYPYMEINQEDATVTHEATVGKIGDEQIFYLMTRGFTEEEALTLIVNGFMEPFTKELPMEYAVELNRLIKLEMDDSVG; encoded by the coding sequence ATGACTACTGAAAATCTAGAAATGGATTATTCTAAATATGATTTTAAAGATTCAACTGAACTCTATGTCCACCTTTCCAAAAAGGGACTCACAAGAGAAACAGTCATAGAAATTAGCAAGCTAAAAAACGAACCGCAATGGATGCTTGATTTTAGATTACGATCTTATGATGTTTTCATGAAAAAACCGATGCCAAAATGGGGCCCAGATCTTAGCGCAATTGATTTTCAAAATATATACTATTATGCAAAGGCTTCTGAAAAAAGCGAGAAAAGCTGGGACGACGTTCCAGAAAATGTCAAAAAAACATTTGACAAGCTAGGCATTCCAGAGGCAGAAAAAAAATTCCTTGCAGGCGTAGGCGCACAATACGAATCCGAAGTAGTGTATCACAGTTTGAGAGAAGACTTGGCAAAAAAAGGCGTAATCTTCCTTGACACTGAAACCGCATTACGCGAGCATCCTGATATTTTCAAAAAATACTTTGGCAAAGTAATTCCACCAGAAGACAACAAGTTTGCAGCACTAAACTCAGCAGTGTGGAGTGGTGGCTCTTTCATCTACATCCCACCTGGAGTCAAGGTAGACATGCCACTACAAGCATACTTTAGGATTAACGCAGAAAACATCGGACAGTTTGAAAGAACACTGATCATAGCGGATGAAGGATCCGAGGTACACTACATCGAAGGATGCACCGCACCGGTGTATTCATCAGAATCTTTGCACTCTGCAGTAGTCGAACTAGTTGCACACAAAGATGCCAAACTAAGATACACCACGATCCAAAACTGGTCAAGTGATGTCTACAATTTGGTAACAAAGCGAGCATATGCATACGAAGGAGCAAAGGTGGAATGGATTGACGGAAACATTGGAAGCAAAATCACAATGAAGTATCCTGGAATTTATCTACTTGAACCGCATGCGCATGGCGAAACTCTGTCAATTGCATTTGCAGGAAAAGGCCAGCACCAAGACACCGGCGCAAAAATGGTACACCTAGCATCTGATACTACATCTAGAACCACATCAAAATCAGTAAGCAGACTAAACGGAAGATCAACATACAGGGGATTACTCCATGTGGCAAAGGGCGCCAAAAACGTAAAGGCATCCGTTAGATGCGATGCTCTGTTACTTGATGACACATCAAAGACTGACACTTACCCATACATGGAAATCAACCAAGAAGACGCAACTGTTACCCACGAGGCAACTGTCGGAAAAATTGGCGACGAACAAATATTCTATCTGATGACTAGGGGGTTCACAGAAGAAGAGGCACTTACATTGATTGTAAACGGATTCATGGAACCATTCACAAAGGAGCTTCCAATGGAATATGCAGTAGAACTAAACAGACTCATAAAACTAGAAATGGACGACTCTGTAGGATAA
- a CDS encoding SufB/SufD family protein, protein MQALSTITTTHVDDISASKSEPDWLKQYRKNSFTIYQTLPPEVSPLYNKYTDAKRMDPAQVSLSIISENTIFDTLKPRLEELESEIHIIQIGSNIFRIHVPDEMKSKGLVVTSIYDAIKTDGDTVRKILESSNPNEDKYTALNNAAFNSGIFIKIPRSLVLEKPIHVVSSVSPDGTSAISKNIIVAEESSRASIVQELYAPKSSKQQAYLELMTINAHQNSQLHLTSFQAMDQSAVSFSTRNCTISQDAKVNSYLGLFGSMLSRYRTNYYLNGVGASVQDAEVVFGNNDQSFDLSANLIHLQPSTEGQVVQRSVLKNKSKSLFKGMIKIMETAPKSKSFLSGRSILLDKDAKSDAIPGLEILTNDVKATHSASVAQIDEEQIFYLGARCLDRSEAEKIIVEGFLEPMSRVMSYQVRAWISYLIEAKWQNRDLVIKSDEQLKSIVEVEEVRYKEADQLETHYKYR, encoded by the coding sequence ATGCAAGCCCTATCAACAATCACCACAACTCACGTCGATGATATCTCTGCATCAAAAAGCGAGCCAGACTGGCTAAAACAATACCGAAAGAACTCTTTTACCATCTATCAGACCTTGCCACCAGAGGTGTCCCCACTATACAACAAGTATACTGATGCAAAGAGAATGGACCCTGCACAGGTGTCACTATCCATAATCTCGGAGAACACAATCTTTGACACATTAAAGCCACGACTAGAGGAATTAGAATCTGAAATCCACATCATACAGATCGGCTCTAACATTTTTAGAATTCACGTTCCAGACGAAATGAAGTCAAAGGGGCTTGTGGTAACATCAATTTATGATGCAATAAAGACAGACGGTGATACTGTCAGAAAAATCCTTGAATCAAGCAACCCAAATGAGGACAAGTACACGGCACTAAACAATGCCGCATTTAACTCTGGAATATTCATTAAAATTCCAAGAAGCCTCGTATTGGAAAAACCAATCCATGTGGTATCCTCAGTGTCGCCTGACGGAACATCCGCAATATCAAAAAACATCATCGTGGCAGAGGAATCAAGCAGGGCAAGTATAGTACAAGAACTCTACGCGCCAAAATCAAGCAAGCAGCAGGCATATCTTGAATTAATGACAATTAACGCACACCAAAACAGTCAGCTGCATCTTACATCGTTTCAGGCAATGGATCAAAGCGCAGTTAGCTTTTCGACACGAAACTGCACAATATCACAAGATGCAAAGGTAAACTCGTACCTTGGACTGTTTGGCTCGATGCTATCTAGATACAGAACCAATTATTACCTAAACGGAGTTGGCGCATCCGTCCAAGATGCCGAGGTCGTATTTGGGAACAATGACCAGTCATTTGACCTGTCTGCAAATCTGATTCACCTGCAACCGTCCACAGAAGGACAGGTTGTGCAAAGATCCGTTCTCAAAAACAAATCAAAATCATTGTTCAAGGGCATGATCAAAATAATGGAAACTGCGCCAAAATCAAAATCATTTCTGTCTGGCCGCTCAATATTGCTGGACAAGGATGCAAAGTCCGATGCCATTCCAGGACTTGAAATTCTGACAAACGACGTCAAGGCAACCCATTCTGCATCCGTTGCACAAATAGATGAAGAACAGATTTTCTATCTCGGTGCTAGGTGCCTTGACCGCTCTGAAGCTGAAAAAATAATCGTCGAAGGATTCCTAGAGCCGATGTCGCGTGTGATGTCATACCAGGTAAGGGCCTGGATCTCATACCTGATAGAAGCCAAGTGGCAGAACAGAGATCTGGTCATAAAATCAGACGAACAATTAAAATCAATAGTGGAAGTAGAGGAAGTAAGATACAAAGAAGCAGATCAGCTTGAAACCCACTACAAATATCGGTGA